One Pyrococcus furiosus DSM 3638 genomic window, CTCTAAGGGAAAAGGCATATCCAGTTGTAGTTGAAGACTTTTGGGAAGCGTGGAAGGCAGTACAGCTTAAGAAGATACCTGTAATGGGAGGAACTCACCCAGGGCACACTACCGATGCTGTAGCAGCGCTCTTGGCAGAGTTTCTTAAGGCAGATTTATTGGTAGTGATAACTAATGTTGATGGAGTATATACAGCAGATCCAAAAAAAGATCCCACAGCCAAGAAGATAAAGAAAATGAAGCCGGAAGAGCTTCTTGAAATTGTGGGTAAAGGAATAGAAAAGGCTGGAAGCAGTAGTGTTATCGACCCATTAGCGGCTAAGATAATTGCAAGATCAGGAATAAAAACTATCGTTATTGGAAAAGAAGATGCAAAAGACTTATTCAGAGTAATAAAGGGAGATCACAACGGAACAACGATTGAGCCCTAAAAATAGAAAACTTCCAGTGATGTATGGATATGGTCACGAAAGTTTATTTGAAATGCTCTAATGTGTTCAAGTAGCTATTTATGGCTTAACTTTTTGTTATATTTTTATATTTATTACGAACATTATGATAAATATTATGCCAAAATTTCTAGCATATTGGGTTAAAAATACCACATCATCGAAAAACTTATAGCTTGAGTACACTTTAGATATTAACTGAAAACTCGAGGTGATGGCCAAATGAAGAAAGGACTGTTAGCAATTTTGCTTGTTGGAGTCATGGTATTGGGAACTTTTGGAAGTGGATGTATTGGAGGAGGAACCCAAACTCAGACCCAAACACCCACAGAAACTGGAAGCCCAACCCAAACAACCACTCCTAGCGGAGTAACCCAAGCAATTTTGGAGCTCGGAAAAGTTACAGTTGTCGATACTGGAACAGCTATCGTTGTAGTTGGTCCCAAAGGTGAAAAACCAAGCGTTTCAATTCCATCTGGAAAGAAGGTAATTACCGTAACTTATGTGGTGGATGAGCAAAACACTCCAAGCGTTAAAGAGTTAATGGAGCAAGGTCAGGGATTTGGTGCAATAAACCCAGCATTCTTTAGGGATACAAACGTTGATGCTCTTGTAATAGCTGCCAGAAGAGAGACTAATCCGGAAGTAAGAACTGAAATATTCAAGGCTCTCTATATCCTGGGCAACTATTATGTCCCAGAAGTCATACTTGGACAGAACAGGCAACTCCGTGTCTACTGGGACTGGGTTAAGGGAAGATATTACCACCCGACACTCCCAGAGAGATATGATCTTCTCTGGGAAGACCCCAACGCTCCGGTAGTTGATACAGGAATTGGAAGCTATAAGAACGACCCAGAAACCTATGTAATAGCTACCATTGGATGGCCCGAAAGCTTTGACCCAGCTTGGACATATGAAACATTTGGATGGGAGATCTGGCACGAGATTGGAGACACCTTAGTCACTTACTGGAAAGAAGAGACTGAGCAAGTTACCCCCGACTTGGCAGTTGCATGGGCCCACAACAAAGAGGGCACCGAGTGGTACTTCGTTATAAGGGGAGGAGTTAAGGCTTATGATCCATGGAATGACAAGACTTATCCAATAGATGCAACTGATGTTGTATTCACCTTCTGGCGTGTTGCTAGGTTAGGGCACTCAGTTAGTTGGATGGTTACAGAATTCATGAATGTCTCAGCTTCCCAGGCACTCACTGAGGAAGAATTCAACAACTACGTTAAGAACAACCCACTTATAGCAGAGTACAATGGAAAGACTGCAGAAATTAAGTCTCTACAAGACTTACTCAACTTCTTCGGATACAACGGTGAAACTGCCGGAGTATTCAAGCTTGTCCTTCCACACCCATACGCTGCAGTATTAAACATAGTGGCAGATCCATTCCTAAGCGTAGTTCCAATGGAGTACTTGTTAGGAGACAAGTATGAAGAAGCACTCAAGGCAAGCAACTATGGTAAGAACCCAGACGCTTGGGAGGCTTATGTGCAAGAAGGAGTCGACGATCCAACTCACCAGTTAATGCACAAGTACCCAGTTGGTACTGGACCATTCTATGTTAAGGAGTACCAAGAGAACTCCTACATAGTCCTTGAATACAATCCATACTATTGGAATGCAACAAGCAACCCAGGACACAAGAGAGTTATCTACATCATAAACAACGATGCTGTTGCCAGAGTACAACTCTTAACCACTGGAACAGCTGACGTAGCAGCAATACCAACGGACAAAATTGAAGACGTCCAAGGAGTAACGAAGGATGGATATAAAGTGGTAGTGCAGACCGACATACTCTTGCCAGTTCTAACGTTCATAGTATTCAACACCCAGAAAGAACCCTTCAACGACGTAAAAGTCAGACAGGCCCTAGCATATGCAATTCCATATGATCAAATAGCAAAAGTAGTTTACAACAACCTCCTCGAGAGGAACTGGGGACCAATTCCAAAGCCATGGCCTGGATATACCGAGTACGGAATCATCAAGTACGAATACAACATTGCTAAAGCCAAGCAAATGTTACAAGAAGCAGGAGTTGATCCAAGTAAGTATTCAATAACCCTCATCTACAACGCTGGTAACACCCAGCGTGAGAAGGTGATGACTCTAATCCAAAACGTGTGGAGCCAGCTTGGATTTAGAGTGACAGTTGAATCTTATGAATGGCCAGTTTACCTCTCCAAGACAGAACATGGAGACTACGACGTTTACATAGTAGGTTGGGTACCAGACTACCTTGACTCCGACAATTGGGTAGGCCCATTCCTCTATGGAGCTACAGAGTTCTCTGAAATAAACATTGAAGTTTCTGGATGACTTCTTTCCTATTTTTCTTTTGTCTTTCTGTCTTTTCATATACCGAAGGATTTTTATTTTGTTGACAAAAAAGTTTAGACGAAAATTTTAATGCGACAATGAACATGGAGGGACATAGATGGCGAACCTCAAGAAATTCTTAATTAGGAGGCTACTAACTTTTATTCCAACAATAATAGGAGTTACAATAATAGTATTTCTAATAGCATATAAAATACCAGCAGATCCAGCCAAGGCATGGGCAGGAGGAGAGAAAGCAACTCAAGCTGCAATTGAAAGGATAATAAGAGAATATCACCTAGACAAGCCTTGGTATGATCAGTATATCTTTTTAATGAAAGGACTACTTACAAATACAATTATCGACCCCAGAACGTCAAACCCTGTTATGTATGACGTTGGAAAAAGATTTCCAGTAACTTTTCAGTTGGCAATAATAGCGTTTGTCTTCATTCTTCTCGTAGGAATTCCACTAGGAATAATCTCTGCCCTTAAAAGGAATACATGGATAGACACAGTGGTAAGAATATTTGCCCTCCTGGGTGTTTCAACTCCAGCATTTTGGCTAGGATACCTAATGCTGTACGTCTTCTTTGTGAAATACAGAATTACCACAATAGCAGGTGTCCCACCATTTCCACCAAAGATTACGGGAGTTCCCATGATAGATGCTTTACTAAGGGGCGATTTTGCACTGTTTAAGCAACACTTAGCAAGATTCTGGCTCCCAGGCTTCACTCTTGGCTTCCTGGGAATGGGAGTAACAGCTAGATTCGTGAGAAATAGTTTCCTTGAGGCACTTAGCTCAGACTTTGTTCAGTTTTTGAAGGCCAAAGGAGTACCAAAGCTTAGGCTTTATAGGCACGCCCTAAAGAATGCATTAGTTCCGATAGTTACTGTGCTCGGCCTCCAATTCGGTGGACTTCTTGGAGGAACACCAATTACTGAGACTGTGTTTGGGCTCCCAGGAATGGGTAGTTATGCGGTACAATCCATTCAAAACTTAGACTTCCCAGTCGTGGTAGCTATAACTTTCATATACGCTATAATCTACGTGGTAACTAACCTCGTCGTTGATATACTCTATGCTATAATAGATCCAAGGGTTAGATACTGAGGTGATTTCAAATGCAGGAAGAGTATAAGAAGTCTATACTTGACAAACTTGCCGATAAATTCGTTTATGGTCTTGGAAAGTTCATAAGTTTATTTAAAAAAGGCTGGATGGAAAAAAACAGGTCAAAGCTTGAAGAATGGAGATTAATGCTTTATGCCTTAAACAGGTCACCTCCAGCATTAATAGGACTGTTTCTTGTAATGATTTTTATCTTCCTGGGAATCTTTGGACCGTATCTAGCTCCTTGGAAGTACAACTTCATGCCAACATTATATACAAGCAACTATGACCAAGTTTATCTCGTACCCCCTGGGAGTAAAGCGGTGCTAGAGTACTATAATAACGCAGTAATAACTTATCCGTTAGGCTCCGATCATTATGGAAGAGATCTATTAAGTTTGATCCTACAAGGAGCAAGGACGAGCTTTGTAATTTCAATAATAGTTATTATCTTGGGAGTCCCCCTGGGAATAATTTTGGGACTAATTGCAGGATATTACGGAGGAAAGATAGACGAACTAATAATGCGTATAACTGACATGTTCCTGTCTTTTCCAGCGTTAATCTTGGCAATAGCACTTTCGGCAGTATTACCTGAGAGACTACAAGAGTTTATCTCAGCACATCCTATTCTAGAGAAAATAGTGCTGGCAATCTTTGCTCTAGACCAGAGAGAAGCAGGGAACCTTGGAAGGTTGCTTGCTGTTATAGTGGCAATGATTATAGTATGGTGGCCAGGATACGCAAGAATCACTAGAGGTTCAACGTTGGCTGAGAGAGAAAAATTATATATCGAAGCTGCTAGAGCAATTGGCCTTCCAACAAGAACTATACTCTTCAAGCACATCCTGCCAAACATCATTGGGCCAATATTAGTGTACATAACCCTAGATTTCGGTAGCGTAGTTTTAATGGAAGCTGGACTAAGCTTCCTGGGACTCGGTGCAACACCACCAATTGCAGACTGGGGAAGAATAGTATACGATGGAGCCCAGTACTTCCCAAGGTGCTGGTGGCTAGTGTTTTACCCAGGATTGGTAGTTCTCTTAACAGCGCTTGGATGGAACTTACTTGGTGATGGCCTAAGAGATATCCTGGATCCAAAGACCAGAAGAAGCATAGAGTTCAAGGTAAAGAAGAAGGAGGGTGAGAAAAGTGCCTGAGCCCATCCTCCAAGTTAGAAATCTAACTGTTCACTTTTATACTTACGCTGGAATAGTTAAAGCCATAGAAAAAGTGTCTTTCGACGTGTACAAAGGAGAGACTTTCGCCTTGGTTGGAGAAACGGGGTGTGGAAAGAGCGTAACCTCAAGGGCCCTAACTCAACTAATAGAGAGCCCAGGTAGAATAGTTGAAGGTCAAGTTCTATATTACAGAGATGACGGAAGTGTCGTGGATTTACTAAAGCTAAGCGAAGAAGAGATAAGAAAGATTAGAGGAAACGAAATAGCCTACATATTCCAAGATCCTCATGCTTCACTTGACCCACTATACACTGTTGGACACCAAATTGCCGAAGCAATGGAAGTACATGGGAAAATCTCGAATATAAAAGAGGGAATTCAAAAGGCAATCCAAATCCTAAAATCCGTTCTAATACCAGATCCAGAGAGAAGAGTCAAGAATTATCCGCACGAACTCTCAGGTGGAATGAAGCAGAGAGTTGTCATAGGGATAGGTGTCTCTAACAATCCAAGAATCTTGATAGCCGATGAGCCAACTACTGCTTTGGACGTGACTGTTCAGGCACAAATTTTGGAGTTACTAGATAAGATGAAGAGAGAGTACAATGCTACAATAATTCTAATTACCCACAACCTGGGAGTTGTTGCAGAGACGGCTGATAGAGTTGCAGTTATGTATGCAGGAAAAATCGTTGAAATTGGAAGTGTGGACCAGATATTCAAGAATCCTCTTCATCCCTACACTCAAGGATTATTGAAAGCAGTTCCAAACCCAATGACAAAAATAGAGAAGTTAGAAGCAATTCCTGGAACAGTTCCAAACCTCATTAATCCACCAAGCGGCTGTAGATTCCACCCAAGATGTCCAAAGGCCATGGAGGTTTGTAAGCAGAAAGTGCCTGAGCTTAAAGAAATCGAGCCAGGGCATTTTGTTGCATGCCACTTATATTGAGGTGATTCTTATGGAATATGACAGAGACGTTGTGCTGAAGGTTGAAAACCTCAAAAAGTACTTTCCAGTGAGGGGACTTATAAGGACAATTGGATGGGTCAAAGCTGTAGATGGCGTTAGCTTCGAGATAAGGAGAGGAGAAACCTTCGGACTAGTAGGGGAGAGTGGGTGTGGAAAGACTACAACAGGTAGAACAATCTTAAGGCTCATCGAGCCTACAGATGGGAAAATCATATTCATGGGCAAAGATGTAACTAAGCTTAAAGGTGAAGAACTTAAATGGTTCAGGAGGAAGGCCCAAATAATGTTCCAAGATCCTTATTCTTCATTAAATCCTAGGCAGACCGTATTTGAGATAATTATGGAACCTGTGAAGTTCCACGGCATTCAGGTGGACGATCCTGAGGAGTTTGTCATTAAACTGTTAGAAAGTGTAGGACTTAATGAGACCCACTTATACAGATATCCTCATGAATTTTCCGGAGGTCAAAGACAAAGAATCGCCTTAGCTAGAATACTTGCTTTAAGGCCAGAGTTCATAGTTCTAGATGAGCCTACCTCAGCATTAGATGTTTCAGTTCAAGCGAACATCTTGAACATGCTCAAAGACCTGCAGAAGGAATATGGATTCACATACCTCTTCATAAGTCACGACTTAGGTGTAGTGAAGTACATGAGCAATAGAATAGGAGTTATGTACTTGGGTAAGCTAGTGGAAGTAGGCCCTGCTGATAAACTCTTTGAAAATCCACTGCATCCATACACCCAAATGCTCTTTTCAGCAATTCCGATTCCAGATCCAGATATAGCTAGAGAAATGAAGAAAAAGAGGATGAAAGTAACAGGAGAACCACCAAGCCCAATAAATCCACCAAGCGGCTGTAGGTTCCACCCAAGATGTCCATACTTTAAGGCAGGAGTATGTGATAAGAAAGAGCCTCCTATGGTGGAAGTCGAGAAGGATCACTACGTTGCTTGTTGGCTATATGCAAAAGCTTAAATTTTCATTTTCTTAATTTTGTTTATGGTGAGAAGAAAGGCTATTAAAGCTTTGGATCTTGCATTTGACATCGTTACTGGCATATTAGTAATTCTTGCAATAGTACTTTTAGGAGTCAGTATAATAAATGGTTTCAAATACTTATTTGCTGGAAATCTGGAAGGAAGTCTTGAAGAATTTTTAATGGCACTAATCCTCTTAGAAATGTACGAGTTGCTCTCCCTATATCTGAAAGAGCACCATGTAAGTATGAGGAGGGTTGCTGAGCTTGGGATCGTGGCAATAATTAGAAAAATCGTCATATCAACTAAAGACACGGAAAAAGCCGATCCACTTGTCTTATTTGCCTTTGCACTAATGATCTTAGCTCTCGGATGGATATACACTAGGTTGGAAACTATAGAAAAAGATTAATTTTCTAAAATAAGGATTGTATATCTGATGATGATCCTTCCCCTCAACTGAGAGGTGATGAGCACACCGGTAGGCTGAGGTGATAGTATGGGTGTCCCAATTGGTGAGATTATACCAAGAAAAGAAATTGAGTTAGAAAACCTATACGGGAAAAAAATCGCAATCGACGCTCTTAATGCAATCTACCAATTTTTGTCCACAATAAGACAGAAAGATGGAACTCCACTTATGG contains:
- the pyrH gene encoding UMP kinase, which produces MRIVFDIGGSVLVPENPDIDFIKEIAYQLTKVSEDHEVAVVVGGGKLARKYIEVAEKFNSSETFKDFIGIQITRANAMLLIAALREKAYPVVVEDFWEAWKAVQLKKIPVMGGTHPGHTTDAVAALLAEFLKADLLVVITNVDGVYTADPKKDPTAKKIKKMKPEELLEIVGKGIEKAGSSSVIDPLAAKIIARSGIKTIVIGKEDAKDLFRVIKGDHNGTTIEP
- a CDS encoding ABC transporter substrate-binding protein, yielding MKKGLLAILLVGVMVLGTFGSGCIGGGTQTQTQTPTETGSPTQTTTPSGVTQAILELGKVTVVDTGTAIVVVGPKGEKPSVSIPSGKKVITVTYVVDEQNTPSVKELMEQGQGFGAINPAFFRDTNVDALVIAARRETNPEVRTEIFKALYILGNYYVPEVILGQNRQLRVYWDWVKGRYYHPTLPERYDLLWEDPNAPVVDTGIGSYKNDPETYVIATIGWPESFDPAWTYETFGWEIWHEIGDTLVTYWKEETEQVTPDLAVAWAHNKEGTEWYFVIRGGVKAYDPWNDKTYPIDATDVVFTFWRVARLGHSVSWMVTEFMNVSASQALTEEEFNNYVKNNPLIAEYNGKTAEIKSLQDLLNFFGYNGETAGVFKLVLPHPYAAVLNIVADPFLSVVPMEYLLGDKYEEALKASNYGKNPDAWEAYVQEGVDDPTHQLMHKYPVGTGPFYVKEYQENSYIVLEYNPYYWNATSNPGHKRVIYIINNDAVARVQLLTTGTADVAAIPTDKIEDVQGVTKDGYKVVVQTDILLPVLTFIVFNTQKEPFNDVKVRQALAYAIPYDQIAKVVYNNLLERNWGPIPKPWPGYTEYGIIKYEYNIAKAKQMLQEAGVDPSKYSITLIYNAGNTQREKVMTLIQNVWSQLGFRVTVESYEWPVYLSKTEHGDYDVYIVGWVPDYLDSDNWVGPFLYGATEFSEINIEVSG
- a CDS encoding ABC transporter permease; the encoded protein is MANLKKFLIRRLLTFIPTIIGVTIIVFLIAYKIPADPAKAWAGGEKATQAAIERIIREYHLDKPWYDQYIFLMKGLLTNTIIDPRTSNPVMYDVGKRFPVTFQLAIIAFVFILLVGIPLGIISALKRNTWIDTVVRIFALLGVSTPAFWLGYLMLYVFFVKYRITTIAGVPPFPPKITGVPMIDALLRGDFALFKQHLARFWLPGFTLGFLGMGVTARFVRNSFLEALSSDFVQFLKAKGVPKLRLYRHALKNALVPIVTVLGLQFGGLLGGTPITETVFGLPGMGSYAVQSIQNLDFPVVVAITFIYAIIYVVTNLVVDILYAIIDPRVRY
- a CDS encoding ABC transporter permease, with the translated sequence MQEEYKKSILDKLADKFVYGLGKFISLFKKGWMEKNRSKLEEWRLMLYALNRSPPALIGLFLVMIFIFLGIFGPYLAPWKYNFMPTLYTSNYDQVYLVPPGSKAVLEYYNNAVITYPLGSDHYGRDLLSLILQGARTSFVISIIVIILGVPLGIILGLIAGYYGGKIDELIMRITDMFLSFPALILAIALSAVLPERLQEFISAHPILEKIVLAIFALDQREAGNLGRLLAVIVAMIIVWWPGYARITRGSTLAEREKLYIEAARAIGLPTRTILFKHILPNIIGPILVYITLDFGSVVLMEAGLSFLGLGATPPIADWGRIVYDGAQYFPRCWWLVFYPGLVVLLTALGWNLLGDGLRDILDPKTRRSIEFKVKKKEGEKSA
- a CDS encoding ABC transporter ATP-binding protein, with product MPEPILQVRNLTVHFYTYAGIVKAIEKVSFDVYKGETFALVGETGCGKSVTSRALTQLIESPGRIVEGQVLYYRDDGSVVDLLKLSEEEIRKIRGNEIAYIFQDPHASLDPLYTVGHQIAEAMEVHGKISNIKEGIQKAIQILKSVLIPDPERRVKNYPHELSGGMKQRVVIGIGVSNNPRILIADEPTTALDVTVQAQILELLDKMKREYNATIILITHNLGVVAETADRVAVMYAGKIVEIGSVDQIFKNPLHPYTQGLLKAVPNPMTKIEKLEAIPGTVPNLINPPSGCRFHPRCPKAMEVCKQKVPELKEIEPGHFVACHLY
- a CDS encoding ABC transporter ATP-binding protein, producing MEYDRDVVLKVENLKKYFPVRGLIRTIGWVKAVDGVSFEIRRGETFGLVGESGCGKTTTGRTILRLIEPTDGKIIFMGKDVTKLKGEELKWFRRKAQIMFQDPYSSLNPRQTVFEIIMEPVKFHGIQVDDPEEFVIKLLESVGLNETHLYRYPHEFSGGQRQRIALARILALRPEFIVLDEPTSALDVSVQANILNMLKDLQKEYGFTYLFISHDLGVVKYMSNRIGVMYLGKLVEVGPADKLFENPLHPYTQMLFSAIPIPDPDIAREMKKKRMKVTGEPPSPINPPSGCRFHPRCPYFKAGVCDKKEPPMVEVEKDHYVACWLYAKA
- a CDS encoding phosphate-starvation-inducible PsiE family protein translates to MVRRKAIKALDLAFDIVTGILVILAIVLLGVSIINGFKYLFAGNLEGSLEEFLMALILLEMYELLSLYLKEHHVSMRRVAELGIVAIIRKIVISTKDTEKADPLVLFAFALMILALGWIYTRLETIEKD